The region GTTGTGCACCTGGCGGGGCTGACGCGGGTGCGTGAGTCGGTGGAGCACCCGGGGCGGTTCTACCGGGTGAACGTCGGGGGCACCGCGACGGTGGTCGAGGCGCTGATGAGCACGGCGGCGGCCACGGGGGCCGTGCCGCGGTTCGTCCTCGCTTCGACCGGGGCCGTGTACGGGACGCCGAAGAAGCAGCCGATCGGCGAAGACGCGATGCCGCATCCGCAGAGTCCTTACGCCGCGACGAAGTTGGCCGCGGAGCAGTTGCTGGACGCCGCTGCGAAGACGGGTGGGATCGCGGCGGCGACCGTCCGGATCTTCAACGCCGCTGGGTCGGTCGGTGGCCACGCGGATGCCGACGACACGCGCATCATCCCGCGTGCCCTTGCCGCGGCGGCGGGGCACATTCCGCACCTCGAGGTGTACGGCGACGGTTCGGCGGTGCGCGACTACGTGCACGTCGCCGACATCGCGACCGCGATCGTCACCGTCCTGACTCGCAGCCGCGAGGGACGGCACGAGGTGTTCAACGTGGGGGCGACGCCGGCGAGCGTGGCCGACATCATCGACGCGGCCGAGGCGGTGACCGGCCGCAGGGTTCCGGTGGTGCGCAAACCCGCGAATCCGGCTGAATCGCCGGAACTCCGGGCCGACACCACCAAGCTGCGCGGGCTCGGTTGGGAGCCCCGGCGTTCCGCTCTCCGGCAGCTCATCGCCGACCAGTGGAACCCGACGCGGTGACTGGAGGAACCGGCCGGAGTGGTCTGCGCAACAGGGTGTTGACCTCTACATAACTAGAGATCTCAGGATTCTTCCCGTCGCAAGCAGTCCCGAAAAGGGGCTACGTCGAAGGGAATTCGTGATGTCCGAGACCGCGCTGCGCCTTGCCGTCATCGTCGGTAGCACCCGTGAAGGCCGATTCGCCGAGACCGTGTC is a window of Saccharopolyspora erythraea NRRL 2338 DNA encoding:
- a CDS encoding NAD-dependent epimerase/dehydratase family protein, giving the protein MRVVVTGAAGYVGRAVVGELLGAGHEVGALVRRAPTADLGEVELHHGDLLDEDAVAAAVRGADAVVHLAGLTRVRESVEHPGRFYRVNVGGTATVVEALMSTAAATGAVPRFVLASTGAVYGTPKKQPIGEDAMPHPQSPYAATKLAAEQLLDAAAKTGGIAAATVRIFNAAGSVGGHADADDTRIIPRALAAAAGHIPHLEVYGDGSAVRDYVHVADIATAIVTVLTRSREGRHEVFNVGATPASVADIIDAAEAVTGRRVPVVRKPANPAESPELRADTTKLRGLGWEPRRSALRQLIADQWNPTR